In a genomic window of Struthio camelus isolate bStrCam1 chromosome 16, bStrCam1.hap1, whole genome shotgun sequence:
- the CCDC9 gene encoding coiled-coil domain-containing protein 9 isoform X1 — protein MSATLDLKSKEEKDAELDKRIEALRKKNEALIKRYQEIEEDRKKAEQEGIAVTALRRVRPTEGEPERKWVDKDLSITVQVMLSPGEKRVVSDKKSPGAPKSSRSSAPRGSGRAGLRPSSRSPRAEHPSDPVWEGAGAGGGSMSLGERGGRGRRSRGRGVACLAMGGDTTGPDRKSKEWEERRRQNIEKMNEEMEKIAEYERNQRDGLHEKNPVRNFLDDPRRSGPFQDADRKEGSRRHIRNWGGADFDKVKTGMEREKAWQGPGRRSGPKAGGTLDMTLSMTGRERAEYVRWKKEREQIDQERLARHRKPTGQWRREWDAEKTDTMFKEGSVAAPGLEGGSRQDENKRPPKLPTFGEFLSPHRTERRRKGRGRGRSQGTGAKPYSMHDNRWEEKEMLAAAERVEGLGQKLDEPASAAFAEPQPSLNPEEDEDQWEDVSEEEEEEDSPGSSGEDEAPPSASPKAQRPPKAGQATAPKLHIPPAAPAPSGGASKPLSPFSPVGGHKPVSDWGEEMDLASPRSSLGDSPLPGPSALSAQSRGVSGETAGLSPVELAEAPRREQSPAEPLQQEEARPTTEQEALGDLEKLEEVARSPPTAPADETQGPQALPHKPDSEAAPGTVEITGFERDGKAP, from the exons TCGGCCACACTGGACCTGAAGTCGAAGGAGGAGAAGGACGCGGAGCTGGACAAGCGCATCGAGGCACTGCGCAAGAAGAATGAGGCCCTCATCAAGCGCTACCAG GAGATCgaagaggacaggaagaaagcagagcaggagggaattGCGGTGACGGCCCTGCGCCGGGTGCGGCCCACTGAGGGCGAGCCTGAGCGGAAATGGGTGGACAAGGATCtctccatcactgtccaggtCATGCTCTCCCCTGGG GAGAAGCGTGTTGTCAGCGACAAGAAGTCTCCTGGCGCCCCCAAGTCCAGCCGCAGCAGCGCTCCCCGTGGCTCAGGGCGTGCAGGCCTGCGTCCCTCCAGCCGGTCCCCGCGGGCAGAGCATCCCAGTGACCCTGTCTGGGAaggcgccggggccggaggaGGCAGCATGTCCCTTGGGGAGCGCGGTGGACGTGGCCGCCGGTCGCGGGGCCGTGGGGTGGCCTGTCTAGCAATGGGGGGAGACACCACCGGCCCTGACAGGAAGTCCAAG GAGTGGGAAGAACGGAGGCGCCAGAATATCGAGAAGATGAATGAGGAGATGGAGAAGATTGCAGAGTATGAGCGAAACCAGCGG GATGGGCTGCATGAGAAGAACCCGGTGCGCAACTTCCTGGATGACCCGCGGCGCAGCGGCCCCTTCCAGGATGCTGACCGCAAGGAGGGGAGCAGGCGGCACATTCGCAACTGGGGAGGGGCAGACTTTGACAAGGTCAAGACAGGCATGGAGCGCGAGAAGGCCTGGCAGGGCCCT GGCCGCCGGTCTGGCCCGAAGGCTGGGGGGACGCTGGACATGACGCTGTCCATGACGGGCCGCGAGCGAGCGGAGTACGTGCGCTGGAAGAAGGAGCGGGAGCAGATAGACCAGGAGCGCCTGGCACGTCACCGCAAACCCACGGGCCAGTGGCGCCGGGAATGGGATGCCGAGAAAACGGACACGAT GTTCAAGGAGGGCTCTGTGGCAGCACCAGGCCTGGAAGGGGGCAGCAGACAGG ATGAGAACAAGCGCCCTCCCAAGCTGCCCACCTTTGGGGAGTTCCTGTCCCCACATCGCACAGAGCGGAGAAGAAAGGGACGGGGCCGTGGACGGAGCCAGGGAACGGGGGCCAAGCCTTACAG catGCATGACAACCGCTGGGAGGAGAAGGAgatgctggcagcagcagagagagttGAAGGCCTGGGGCAGAAG CTGGATGAACCGGCAAGCGCAGCCTTCGCAGAGCCTCAGCCCTCCCTGAACCCTGAGGAAGATGAGGACCAGTGGGAGGATGtcagcgaggaggaggaagaggaagacagcCCTGGGTCATCGGGCGAGGATGAAGCACCCCCCAGTGCATCCCCCAAAGCCCAGCGTCCCCCAAAGGCTGGGCAAGCCACAGCTCCCAAGCTGCACATTCCCCCTGCGGCGCCCGCCCCCAGTGGGGGGGCAAGCAAGCCTCTGAGCCCCTTCTCCCCTGTGGGAGGACACAAGCCTGTCTCGGACTGGGGCGAGGAGATGGACCTGGCCTCTCCGCGCAGCAGCCTGGGAGACAGCCCCTTGCCAGGCCCCTCTGCCCTCTCAGCCCAGTCGAGAGGGGTATCTGGAGAGACTGCAG GGCTGAGCCCCGTGGAGCTGGCTGAGGCCCCCCGAcgggagcagagccctgcagaACCCTTGCAGCAGGAGGAAGCAAGGCCAACCACAGAGCAGGAGGCCTTGGGAGATTTGGAGAAGCTGGAAGAGGTGGCCAGgagccccccaactgccccagcGGATGAGACGCAAG GGCCCCAGGCTTTGCCCCACAAGCCAGACTCAGAGGCTGCTCCTGGCACAGTGGAAATCACAGGCTTTGAGCGG
- the CCDC9 gene encoding coiled-coil domain-containing protein 9 isoform X13, giving the protein MSATLDLKSKEEKDAELDKRIEALRKKNEALIKRYQEIEEDRKKAEQEGIAVTALRRVRPTEGEPERKWVDKDLSITVQVMLSPGEKRVVSDKKSPGAPKSSRSSAPRGSGRAGLRPSSRSPRAEHPSDPVWEGAGAGGGSMSLGERGGRGRRSRGRGVACLAMGGDTTGPDRKSKEWEERRRQNIEKMNEEMEKIAEYERNQRDGLHEKNPVRNFLDDPRRSGPFQDADRKEGSRRHIRNWGGADFDKGRRSGPKAGGTLDMTLSMTGRERAEYVRWKKEREQIDQERLARHRKPTGQWRREWDAEKTDTMFKEGSVAAPGLEGGSRQDENKRPPKLPTFGEFLSPHRTERRRKGRGRGRSQGTGAKPYSMHDNRWEEKEMLAAAERVEGLGQKLDEPASAAFAEPQPSLNPEEDEDQWEDVSEEEEEEDSPGSSGEDEAPPSASPKAQRPPKAGQATAPKLHIPPAAPAPSGGASKPLSPFSPVGGHKPVSDWGEEMDLASPRSSLGDSPLPGPSALSAQSRGVSGETAEPLQQEEARPTTEQEALGDLEKLEEVARSPPTAPADETQGPQALPHKPDSEAAPGTVEITGFERDGKAP; this is encoded by the exons TCGGCCACACTGGACCTGAAGTCGAAGGAGGAGAAGGACGCGGAGCTGGACAAGCGCATCGAGGCACTGCGCAAGAAGAATGAGGCCCTCATCAAGCGCTACCAG GAGATCgaagaggacaggaagaaagcagagcaggagggaattGCGGTGACGGCCCTGCGCCGGGTGCGGCCCACTGAGGGCGAGCCTGAGCGGAAATGGGTGGACAAGGATCtctccatcactgtccaggtCATGCTCTCCCCTGGG GAGAAGCGTGTTGTCAGCGACAAGAAGTCTCCTGGCGCCCCCAAGTCCAGCCGCAGCAGCGCTCCCCGTGGCTCAGGGCGTGCAGGCCTGCGTCCCTCCAGCCGGTCCCCGCGGGCAGAGCATCCCAGTGACCCTGTCTGGGAaggcgccggggccggaggaGGCAGCATGTCCCTTGGGGAGCGCGGTGGACGTGGCCGCCGGTCGCGGGGCCGTGGGGTGGCCTGTCTAGCAATGGGGGGAGACACCACCGGCCCTGACAGGAAGTCCAAG GAGTGGGAAGAACGGAGGCGCCAGAATATCGAGAAGATGAATGAGGAGATGGAGAAGATTGCAGAGTATGAGCGAAACCAGCGG GATGGGCTGCATGAGAAGAACCCGGTGCGCAACTTCCTGGATGACCCGCGGCGCAGCGGCCCCTTCCAGGATGCTGACCGCAAGGAGGGGAGCAGGCGGCACATTCGCAACTGGGGAGGGGCAGACTTTGACAAG GGCCGCCGGTCTGGCCCGAAGGCTGGGGGGACGCTGGACATGACGCTGTCCATGACGGGCCGCGAGCGAGCGGAGTACGTGCGCTGGAAGAAGGAGCGGGAGCAGATAGACCAGGAGCGCCTGGCACGTCACCGCAAACCCACGGGCCAGTGGCGCCGGGAATGGGATGCCGAGAAAACGGACACGAT GTTCAAGGAGGGCTCTGTGGCAGCACCAGGCCTGGAAGGGGGCAGCAGACAGG ATGAGAACAAGCGCCCTCCCAAGCTGCCCACCTTTGGGGAGTTCCTGTCCCCACATCGCACAGAGCGGAGAAGAAAGGGACGGGGCCGTGGACGGAGCCAGGGAACGGGGGCCAAGCCTTACAG catGCATGACAACCGCTGGGAGGAGAAGGAgatgctggcagcagcagagagagttGAAGGCCTGGGGCAGAAG CTGGATGAACCGGCAAGCGCAGCCTTCGCAGAGCCTCAGCCCTCCCTGAACCCTGAGGAAGATGAGGACCAGTGGGAGGATGtcagcgaggaggaggaagaggaagacagcCCTGGGTCATCGGGCGAGGATGAAGCACCCCCCAGTGCATCCCCCAAAGCCCAGCGTCCCCCAAAGGCTGGGCAAGCCACAGCTCCCAAGCTGCACATTCCCCCTGCGGCGCCCGCCCCCAGTGGGGGGGCAAGCAAGCCTCTGAGCCCCTTCTCCCCTGTGGGAGGACACAAGCCTGTCTCGGACTGGGGCGAGGAGATGGACCTGGCCTCTCCGCGCAGCAGCCTGGGAGACAGCCCCTTGCCAGGCCCCTCTGCCCTCTCAGCCCAGTCGAGAGGGGTATCTGGAGAGACTGCAG aACCCTTGCAGCAGGAGGAAGCAAGGCCAACCACAGAGCAGGAGGCCTTGGGAGATTTGGAGAAGCTGGAAGAGGTGGCCAGgagccccccaactgccccagcGGATGAGACGCAAG GGCCCCAGGCTTTGCCCCACAAGCCAGACTCAGAGGCTGCTCCTGGCACAGTGGAAATCACAGGCTTTGAGCGG
- the CCDC9 gene encoding coiled-coil domain-containing protein 9 isoform X6, producing MSATLDLKSKEEKDAELDKRIEALRKKNEALIKRYQEIEEDRKKAEQEGIAVTALRRVRPTEGEPERKWVDKDLSITVQVMLSPGEKRVVSDKKSPGAPKSSRSSAPRGSGRAGLRPSSRSPRAEHPSDPVWEGAGAGGGSMSLGERGGRGRRSRGRGVACLAMGGDTTGPDRKSKEWEERRRQNIEKMNEEMEKIAEYERNQRDGLHEKNPVRNFLDDPRRSGPFQDADRKEGSRRHIRNWGGADFDKVKTGMEREKAWQGPGRRSGPKAGGTLDMTLSMTGRERAEYVRWKKEREQIDQERLARHRKPTGQWRREWDAEKTDTMFKEGSVAAPGLEGGSRQDENKRPPKLPTFGEFLSPHRTERRRKGRGRGRSQGTGAKPYSMHDNRWEEKEMLAAAERVEGLGQKQLDEPASAAFAEPQPSLNPEEDEDQWEDVSEEEEEEDSPGSSGEDEAPPSASPKAQRPPKAGQATAPKLHIPPAAPAPSGGASKPLSPFSPVGGHKPVSDWGEEMDLASPRSSLGDSPLPGPSALSAQSRGVSGETAEPLQQEEARPTTEQEALGDLEKLEEVARSPPTAPADETQGPQALPHKPDSEAAPGTVEITGFERDGKAP from the exons TCGGCCACACTGGACCTGAAGTCGAAGGAGGAGAAGGACGCGGAGCTGGACAAGCGCATCGAGGCACTGCGCAAGAAGAATGAGGCCCTCATCAAGCGCTACCAG GAGATCgaagaggacaggaagaaagcagagcaggagggaattGCGGTGACGGCCCTGCGCCGGGTGCGGCCCACTGAGGGCGAGCCTGAGCGGAAATGGGTGGACAAGGATCtctccatcactgtccaggtCATGCTCTCCCCTGGG GAGAAGCGTGTTGTCAGCGACAAGAAGTCTCCTGGCGCCCCCAAGTCCAGCCGCAGCAGCGCTCCCCGTGGCTCAGGGCGTGCAGGCCTGCGTCCCTCCAGCCGGTCCCCGCGGGCAGAGCATCCCAGTGACCCTGTCTGGGAaggcgccggggccggaggaGGCAGCATGTCCCTTGGGGAGCGCGGTGGACGTGGCCGCCGGTCGCGGGGCCGTGGGGTGGCCTGTCTAGCAATGGGGGGAGACACCACCGGCCCTGACAGGAAGTCCAAG GAGTGGGAAGAACGGAGGCGCCAGAATATCGAGAAGATGAATGAGGAGATGGAGAAGATTGCAGAGTATGAGCGAAACCAGCGG GATGGGCTGCATGAGAAGAACCCGGTGCGCAACTTCCTGGATGACCCGCGGCGCAGCGGCCCCTTCCAGGATGCTGACCGCAAGGAGGGGAGCAGGCGGCACATTCGCAACTGGGGAGGGGCAGACTTTGACAAGGTCAAGACAGGCATGGAGCGCGAGAAGGCCTGGCAGGGCCCT GGCCGCCGGTCTGGCCCGAAGGCTGGGGGGACGCTGGACATGACGCTGTCCATGACGGGCCGCGAGCGAGCGGAGTACGTGCGCTGGAAGAAGGAGCGGGAGCAGATAGACCAGGAGCGCCTGGCACGTCACCGCAAACCCACGGGCCAGTGGCGCCGGGAATGGGATGCCGAGAAAACGGACACGAT GTTCAAGGAGGGCTCTGTGGCAGCACCAGGCCTGGAAGGGGGCAGCAGACAGG ATGAGAACAAGCGCCCTCCCAAGCTGCCCACCTTTGGGGAGTTCCTGTCCCCACATCGCACAGAGCGGAGAAGAAAGGGACGGGGCCGTGGACGGAGCCAGGGAACGGGGGCCAAGCCTTACAG catGCATGACAACCGCTGGGAGGAGAAGGAgatgctggcagcagcagagagagttGAAGGCCTGGGGCAGAAG CAGCTGGATGAACCGGCAAGCGCAGCCTTCGCAGAGCCTCAGCCCTCCCTGAACCCTGAGGAAGATGAGGACCAGTGGGAGGATGtcagcgaggaggaggaagaggaagacagcCCTGGGTCATCGGGCGAGGATGAAGCACCCCCCAGTGCATCCCCCAAAGCCCAGCGTCCCCCAAAGGCTGGGCAAGCCACAGCTCCCAAGCTGCACATTCCCCCTGCGGCGCCCGCCCCCAGTGGGGGGGCAAGCAAGCCTCTGAGCCCCTTCTCCCCTGTGGGAGGACACAAGCCTGTCTCGGACTGGGGCGAGGAGATGGACCTGGCCTCTCCGCGCAGCAGCCTGGGAGACAGCCCCTTGCCAGGCCCCTCTGCCCTCTCAGCCCAGTCGAGAGGGGTATCTGGAGAGACTGCAG aACCCTTGCAGCAGGAGGAAGCAAGGCCAACCACAGAGCAGGAGGCCTTGGGAGATTTGGAGAAGCTGGAAGAGGTGGCCAGgagccccccaactgccccagcGGATGAGACGCAAG GGCCCCAGGCTTTGCCCCACAAGCCAGACTCAGAGGCTGCTCCTGGCACAGTGGAAATCACAGGCTTTGAGCGG
- the CCDC9 gene encoding coiled-coil domain-containing protein 9 isoform X7 has translation MSATLDLKSKEEKDAELDKRIEALRKKNEALIKRYQEIEEDRKKAEQEGIAVTALRRVRPTEGEPERKWVDKDLSITVQVMLSPGEKRVVSDKKSPGAPKSSRSSAPRGSGRAGLRPSSRSPRAEHPSDPVWEGAGAGGGSMSLGERGGRGRRSRGRGVACLAMGGDTTGPDRKSKEWEERRRQNIEKMNEEMEKIAEYERNQRDGLHEKNPVRNFLDDPRRSGPFQDADRKEGSRRHIRNWGGADFDKVKTGMEREKAWQGPGRRSGPKAGGTLDMTLSMTGRERAEYVRWKKEREQIDQERLARHRKPTGQWRREWDAEKTDTMFKEGSVAAPGLEGGSRQDENKRPPKLPTFGEFLSPHRTERRRKGRGRGRSQGTGAKPYSMHDNRWEEKEMLAAAERVEGLGQKLDEPASAAFAEPQPSLNPEEDEDQWEDVSEEEEEEDSPGSSGEDEAPPSASPKAQRPPKAGQATAPKLHIPPAAPAPSGGASKPLSPFSPVGGHKPVSDWGEEMDLASPRSSLGDSPLPGPSALSAQSRGVSGETAEPLQQEEARPTTEQEALGDLEKLEEVARSPPTAPADETQGPQALPHKPDSEAAPGTVEITGFERDGKAP, from the exons TCGGCCACACTGGACCTGAAGTCGAAGGAGGAGAAGGACGCGGAGCTGGACAAGCGCATCGAGGCACTGCGCAAGAAGAATGAGGCCCTCATCAAGCGCTACCAG GAGATCgaagaggacaggaagaaagcagagcaggagggaattGCGGTGACGGCCCTGCGCCGGGTGCGGCCCACTGAGGGCGAGCCTGAGCGGAAATGGGTGGACAAGGATCtctccatcactgtccaggtCATGCTCTCCCCTGGG GAGAAGCGTGTTGTCAGCGACAAGAAGTCTCCTGGCGCCCCCAAGTCCAGCCGCAGCAGCGCTCCCCGTGGCTCAGGGCGTGCAGGCCTGCGTCCCTCCAGCCGGTCCCCGCGGGCAGAGCATCCCAGTGACCCTGTCTGGGAaggcgccggggccggaggaGGCAGCATGTCCCTTGGGGAGCGCGGTGGACGTGGCCGCCGGTCGCGGGGCCGTGGGGTGGCCTGTCTAGCAATGGGGGGAGACACCACCGGCCCTGACAGGAAGTCCAAG GAGTGGGAAGAACGGAGGCGCCAGAATATCGAGAAGATGAATGAGGAGATGGAGAAGATTGCAGAGTATGAGCGAAACCAGCGG GATGGGCTGCATGAGAAGAACCCGGTGCGCAACTTCCTGGATGACCCGCGGCGCAGCGGCCCCTTCCAGGATGCTGACCGCAAGGAGGGGAGCAGGCGGCACATTCGCAACTGGGGAGGGGCAGACTTTGACAAGGTCAAGACAGGCATGGAGCGCGAGAAGGCCTGGCAGGGCCCT GGCCGCCGGTCTGGCCCGAAGGCTGGGGGGACGCTGGACATGACGCTGTCCATGACGGGCCGCGAGCGAGCGGAGTACGTGCGCTGGAAGAAGGAGCGGGAGCAGATAGACCAGGAGCGCCTGGCACGTCACCGCAAACCCACGGGCCAGTGGCGCCGGGAATGGGATGCCGAGAAAACGGACACGAT GTTCAAGGAGGGCTCTGTGGCAGCACCAGGCCTGGAAGGGGGCAGCAGACAGG ATGAGAACAAGCGCCCTCCCAAGCTGCCCACCTTTGGGGAGTTCCTGTCCCCACATCGCACAGAGCGGAGAAGAAAGGGACGGGGCCGTGGACGGAGCCAGGGAACGGGGGCCAAGCCTTACAG catGCATGACAACCGCTGGGAGGAGAAGGAgatgctggcagcagcagagagagttGAAGGCCTGGGGCAGAAG CTGGATGAACCGGCAAGCGCAGCCTTCGCAGAGCCTCAGCCCTCCCTGAACCCTGAGGAAGATGAGGACCAGTGGGAGGATGtcagcgaggaggaggaagaggaagacagcCCTGGGTCATCGGGCGAGGATGAAGCACCCCCCAGTGCATCCCCCAAAGCCCAGCGTCCCCCAAAGGCTGGGCAAGCCACAGCTCCCAAGCTGCACATTCCCCCTGCGGCGCCCGCCCCCAGTGGGGGGGCAAGCAAGCCTCTGAGCCCCTTCTCCCCTGTGGGAGGACACAAGCCTGTCTCGGACTGGGGCGAGGAGATGGACCTGGCCTCTCCGCGCAGCAGCCTGGGAGACAGCCCCTTGCCAGGCCCCTCTGCCCTCTCAGCCCAGTCGAGAGGGGTATCTGGAGAGACTGCAG aACCCTTGCAGCAGGAGGAAGCAAGGCCAACCACAGAGCAGGAGGCCTTGGGAGATTTGGAGAAGCTGGAAGAGGTGGCCAGgagccccccaactgccccagcGGATGAGACGCAAG GGCCCCAGGCTTTGCCCCACAAGCCAGACTCAGAGGCTGCTCCTGGCACAGTGGAAATCACAGGCTTTGAGCGG
- the CCDC9 gene encoding coiled-coil domain-containing protein 9 isoform X12, with translation MSATLDLKSKEEKDAELDKRIEALRKKNEALIKRYQEIEEDRKKAEQEGIAVTALRRVRPTEGEPERKWVDKDLSITVQVMLSPGEKRVVSDKKSPGAPKSSRSSAPRGSGRAGLRPSSRSPRAEHPSDPVWEGAGAGGGSMSLGERGGRGRRSRGRGVACLAMGGDTTGPDRKSKEWEERRRQNIEKMNEEMEKIAEYERNQRDGLHEKNPVRNFLDDPRRSGPFQDADRKEGSRRHIRNWGGADFDKGRRSGPKAGGTLDMTLSMTGRERAEYVRWKKEREQIDQERLARHRKPTGQWRREWDAEKTDTMFKEGSVAAPGLEGGSRQDENKRPPKLPTFGEFLSPHRTERRRKGRGRGRSQGTGAKPYSMHDNRWEEKEMLAAAERVEGLGQKQLDEPASAAFAEPQPSLNPEEDEDQWEDVSEEEEEEDSPGSSGEDEAPPSASPKAQRPPKAGQATAPKLHIPPAAPAPSGGASKPLSPFSPVGGHKPVSDWGEEMDLASPRSSLGDSPLPGPSALSAQSRGVSGETAEPLQQEEARPTTEQEALGDLEKLEEVARSPPTAPADETQGPQALPHKPDSEAAPGTVEITGFERDGKAP, from the exons TCGGCCACACTGGACCTGAAGTCGAAGGAGGAGAAGGACGCGGAGCTGGACAAGCGCATCGAGGCACTGCGCAAGAAGAATGAGGCCCTCATCAAGCGCTACCAG GAGATCgaagaggacaggaagaaagcagagcaggagggaattGCGGTGACGGCCCTGCGCCGGGTGCGGCCCACTGAGGGCGAGCCTGAGCGGAAATGGGTGGACAAGGATCtctccatcactgtccaggtCATGCTCTCCCCTGGG GAGAAGCGTGTTGTCAGCGACAAGAAGTCTCCTGGCGCCCCCAAGTCCAGCCGCAGCAGCGCTCCCCGTGGCTCAGGGCGTGCAGGCCTGCGTCCCTCCAGCCGGTCCCCGCGGGCAGAGCATCCCAGTGACCCTGTCTGGGAaggcgccggggccggaggaGGCAGCATGTCCCTTGGGGAGCGCGGTGGACGTGGCCGCCGGTCGCGGGGCCGTGGGGTGGCCTGTCTAGCAATGGGGGGAGACACCACCGGCCCTGACAGGAAGTCCAAG GAGTGGGAAGAACGGAGGCGCCAGAATATCGAGAAGATGAATGAGGAGATGGAGAAGATTGCAGAGTATGAGCGAAACCAGCGG GATGGGCTGCATGAGAAGAACCCGGTGCGCAACTTCCTGGATGACCCGCGGCGCAGCGGCCCCTTCCAGGATGCTGACCGCAAGGAGGGGAGCAGGCGGCACATTCGCAACTGGGGAGGGGCAGACTTTGACAAG GGCCGCCGGTCTGGCCCGAAGGCTGGGGGGACGCTGGACATGACGCTGTCCATGACGGGCCGCGAGCGAGCGGAGTACGTGCGCTGGAAGAAGGAGCGGGAGCAGATAGACCAGGAGCGCCTGGCACGTCACCGCAAACCCACGGGCCAGTGGCGCCGGGAATGGGATGCCGAGAAAACGGACACGAT GTTCAAGGAGGGCTCTGTGGCAGCACCAGGCCTGGAAGGGGGCAGCAGACAGG ATGAGAACAAGCGCCCTCCCAAGCTGCCCACCTTTGGGGAGTTCCTGTCCCCACATCGCACAGAGCGGAGAAGAAAGGGACGGGGCCGTGGACGGAGCCAGGGAACGGGGGCCAAGCCTTACAG catGCATGACAACCGCTGGGAGGAGAAGGAgatgctggcagcagcagagagagttGAAGGCCTGGGGCAGAAG CAGCTGGATGAACCGGCAAGCGCAGCCTTCGCAGAGCCTCAGCCCTCCCTGAACCCTGAGGAAGATGAGGACCAGTGGGAGGATGtcagcgaggaggaggaagaggaagacagcCCTGGGTCATCGGGCGAGGATGAAGCACCCCCCAGTGCATCCCCCAAAGCCCAGCGTCCCCCAAAGGCTGGGCAAGCCACAGCTCCCAAGCTGCACATTCCCCCTGCGGCGCCCGCCCCCAGTGGGGGGGCAAGCAAGCCTCTGAGCCCCTTCTCCCCTGTGGGAGGACACAAGCCTGTCTCGGACTGGGGCGAGGAGATGGACCTGGCCTCTCCGCGCAGCAGCCTGGGAGACAGCCCCTTGCCAGGCCCCTCTGCCCTCTCAGCCCAGTCGAGAGGGGTATCTGGAGAGACTGCAG aACCCTTGCAGCAGGAGGAAGCAAGGCCAACCACAGAGCAGGAGGCCTTGGGAGATTTGGAGAAGCTGGAAGAGGTGGCCAGgagccccccaactgccccagcGGATGAGACGCAAG GGCCCCAGGCTTTGCCCCACAAGCCAGACTCAGAGGCTGCTCCTGGCACAGTGGAAATCACAGGCTTTGAGCGG